A single region of the Mycobacterium lentiflavum genome encodes:
- the coaA gene encoding type I pantothenate kinase — translation MPRLSEPSPYVEFDRKQWRALRMSTPLALTEEELVGLRGLGEQIDLLEVEEVYLPLARLIHLQVAARQRLFAATAEFLGEPQQNPDRPVPFIIGVAGSVAVGKSTTARVLQALLARWDHHPRVDLVTTDGFLYPNAELERRNLMHRKGFPESYNRRALMRFVTSVKSGSDYACAPVYSHLRYDIISGAKHVVRHPDILILEGLNVLQTGPTLMVSDLFDFSLYVDARIEDIEQWYVSRFLAMRSTAFADPASHFHHYSGLNDTKAVAAAREIWRSINRPNLVENILPTRPRATLVLRKDADHSINRLRLRKL, via the coding sequence ATGCCCCGGCTGAGCGAGCCGAGCCCATATGTGGAGTTCGACCGAAAGCAGTGGCGCGCGTTGCGTATGTCGACGCCGCTGGCCCTCACTGAAGAGGAGCTTGTCGGTCTGCGTGGTCTTGGCGAGCAGATCGACCTACTCGAGGTCGAAGAGGTGTATCTACCGCTGGCCCGGCTCATCCACCTTCAGGTCGCGGCACGGCAGCGATTGTTCGCTGCCACTGCGGAATTCCTCGGTGAGCCGCAGCAGAACCCGGACCGGCCGGTGCCGTTCATCATCGGCGTGGCCGGCAGCGTGGCGGTGGGCAAGTCGACGACCGCCCGTGTGCTGCAGGCGTTGCTGGCGCGCTGGGACCACCACCCGCGCGTCGACCTGGTGACCACCGACGGCTTTCTTTACCCGAATGCCGAGCTGGAACGGCGAAACCTGATGCACCGCAAGGGCTTTCCAGAGAGCTACAACCGCCGGGCGCTGATGCGGTTCGTCACCTCGGTCAAATCGGGCTCCGATTACGCGTGTGCGCCGGTGTATTCACACCTGCGCTACGACATCATCTCCGGCGCCAAACACGTGGTCCGCCATCCGGACATCCTGATCCTGGAGGGCCTCAACGTCTTGCAAACCGGTCCGACCCTGATGGTGTCGGACCTCTTCGACTTCTCGCTCTACGTGGACGCCCGGATCGAAGACATCGAACAGTGGTACGTATCGCGGTTCTTGGCGATGCGCAGCACGGCCTTCGCCGATCCGGCATCGCACTTCCACCACTACTCGGGCCTCAACGACACCAAGGCGGTCGCCGCCGCCCGCGAAATCTGGCGGTCGATCAACCGGCCCAACCTGGTCGAAAACATTCTGCCCACCCGCCCGCGCGCAACCTTGGTGCTGCGCAAGGACGCCGACCACTCCATCAACCGGTTACGGCTGCGCAAGCTCTGA
- a CDS encoding glycine hydroxymethyltransferase: MSADSTHTAISTTSPGVEYADTASAAYRAALQVVESVEPRIAAATRKELADQRDSLKLIASENYASPAVLLTMGTWLSDKYAEGTIGHRFYAGCQNVDTVESVAAEHARELFGAPHAYVQPHSGIDANLVAYWAILATRVEAPGLADAGVKHVNDLSEPGWEKLRAQLGNQRLLGMSLDAGGHLTHGFRPNISGKMFHQRSYGTDPETGFIDYGAVAAAAREFKPLILVAGYSAYPRRINFATMREIADEVGATLMVDMAHFAGLVAGKVFTGDEDPVPHAHVTTTTTHKSLRGPRGGLILCQPEYADAVDKGCPMVLGGPLSHVMAAKAVALAEARQPAFQAYAQRVADNAQALADGFLKRDARLVTGGTDNHIVLLDVTSFGLTGRQAESALLDAGVVTNRNAIPADPNGAWYTSGIRLGSPALTTRGFGPDEFDRVAELMIDVLANTAPEGSSKAKYALDDGTAERVNAAAAELLAANPLYPGLTV, encoded by the coding sequence ATGTCAGCCGACTCGACCCACACCGCCATCTCCACCACGTCACCGGGCGTCGAATACGCCGACACCGCGAGCGCCGCCTATCGAGCCGCACTGCAGGTGGTCGAGTCCGTCGAACCTCGCATCGCCGCGGCAACGCGCAAAGAGCTCGCTGACCAACGTGATTCGCTGAAGCTGATCGCCAGCGAGAACTACGCGTCGCCCGCGGTGCTGCTGACCATGGGGACCTGGCTGTCGGACAAGTACGCCGAGGGCACCATCGGGCACCGGTTCTACGCGGGTTGTCAGAACGTCGACACCGTGGAAAGCGTCGCCGCCGAGCACGCCCGTGAGCTGTTCGGTGCGCCACATGCCTACGTGCAGCCACACTCCGGCATCGACGCCAACCTCGTTGCCTACTGGGCGATCCTGGCTACCCGGGTCGAGGCGCCCGGCCTGGCCGACGCCGGCGTCAAGCACGTCAACGACTTGTCGGAGCCGGGCTGGGAGAAGCTGCGCGCCCAGCTGGGCAACCAGCGGCTGCTGGGCATGTCGCTGGATGCCGGCGGGCATCTCACTCACGGCTTTCGGCCCAATATCTCCGGCAAGATGTTTCACCAGCGCAGTTATGGCACCGACCCCGAGACCGGGTTCATCGACTACGGCGCCGTCGCGGCCGCCGCGCGTGAGTTCAAGCCGCTGATCCTGGTGGCCGGCTACTCGGCCTACCCGCGCCGGATCAATTTCGCGACGATGCGTGAGATCGCCGATGAGGTCGGCGCCACCCTGATGGTGGACATGGCGCATTTCGCCGGCCTGGTCGCGGGCAAGGTGTTCACCGGCGACGAGGACCCGGTGCCACACGCCCATGTCACGACGACGACGACGCACAAGTCACTGCGCGGACCCCGCGGCGGCCTCATCCTGTGCCAACCCGAATACGCCGACGCCGTGGACAAGGGCTGTCCGATGGTGCTGGGCGGGCCGCTGTCGCACGTGATGGCGGCCAAGGCCGTCGCGCTGGCCGAGGCGCGCCAACCCGCGTTCCAGGCCTACGCGCAGCGGGTCGCCGACAACGCCCAGGCCCTGGCCGACGGCTTCCTCAAGCGCGACGCCCGGCTGGTCACCGGGGGCACCGACAACCACATCGTGCTGCTCGACGTCACCTCGTTTGGCCTGACCGGACGCCAAGCCGAGTCGGCCCTGCTGGACGCCGGCGTGGTGACCAACCGCAACGCCATCCCGGCCGACCCGAACGGCGCCTGGTACACCAGCGGGATCCGGCTCGGCAGCCCGGCGCTGACCACCCGCGGCTTCGGTCCGGACGAATTCGACCGGGTGGCCGAGCTGATGATCGACGTGCTGGCCAACACGGCGCCGGAGGGCAGCTCCAAGGCCAAGTACGCACTGGACGACGGCACCGCCGAGCGGGTCAACGCCGCCGCCGCCGAACTGCTGGCCGCCAATCCGCTGTACCCGGGCCTGACGGTCTAG
- a CDS encoding class II fumarate hydratase has product MAESAEYRIEHDTMGEVRVPAKALWRAQTQRAVENFPISGRGLERAQIRALGLLKGACAQVNSDLGLLAPEKADAIIAAAAEIADGKHDDQFPIDVFQTGSGTSSNMNTNEVIASIAAANGVTVHPNDDVNMSQSSNDTFPTATHIAATEAAVRHLIPALEILHDALATKATQWQTVVKSGRTHLMDAVPVTLGQEFSGYARQIEAGIERVRATLPRLGELAIGGTAVGTGLNAPDGFGAKVVEALVASTGLAELRTAANSFEAQAARDGLVEASGALRTIAVSLTKIANDIRWMGSGPLTGLGEIQLPDLQPGSSIMPGKVNPVLPEAVTQVAAQVIGNDAAVAVGGLSGAFELNVYIPMMARNILESFKLLSNVSKLFAERCIVGLKANEDHLRELAESSPSIVTPLNSAIGYEEAAAVAKQALKERKTIRQTVIDRGLIGEKLSIEELDRRLDVLAMAKVKPAK; this is encoded by the coding sequence ATGGCCGAAAGCGCCGAATATCGCATCGAGCACGACACCATGGGCGAGGTGCGTGTACCCGCAAAAGCGTTGTGGCGAGCGCAAACCCAGCGCGCTGTGGAGAACTTTCCGATTTCCGGCCGGGGCCTCGAGCGCGCTCAGATCCGCGCGTTGGGCCTGCTGAAGGGCGCCTGCGCGCAGGTCAACTCCGACCTCGGGCTGCTGGCGCCGGAGAAGGCCGACGCGATCATCGCCGCGGCGGCCGAGATCGCCGACGGCAAACACGACGACCAGTTCCCGATCGACGTCTTCCAGACCGGCTCGGGCACCAGCTCCAACATGAACACCAACGAGGTGATCGCCAGCATCGCCGCCGCCAACGGCGTCACGGTGCATCCCAACGACGACGTCAACATGTCGCAGTCGTCCAACGACACCTTCCCGACCGCCACCCACATCGCGGCGACCGAAGCCGCAGTGCGCCATCTGATCCCAGCGCTCGAGATACTGCACGACGCGCTGGCGACCAAGGCCACCCAGTGGCAGACCGTGGTCAAGTCGGGCCGCACCCACCTGATGGACGCCGTCCCGGTCACCCTCGGCCAGGAATTCAGCGGCTATGCCCGACAGATCGAGGCGGGGATCGAGCGGGTGCGCGCCACGCTGCCGCGCCTCGGCGAGCTGGCCATCGGCGGAACCGCGGTGGGCACCGGCCTCAACGCGCCCGACGGCTTCGGCGCCAAGGTGGTCGAGGCGCTGGTCGCTTCCACGGGGCTGGCCGAATTACGCACGGCGGCAAACTCTTTCGAGGCTCAAGCGGCGCGTGACGGCCTGGTGGAGGCATCCGGTGCGCTGCGAACTATCGCCGTGTCACTGACCAAGATCGCCAACGACATCCGCTGGATGGGGTCGGGGCCGCTGACCGGTTTGGGCGAGATACAGCTGCCGGACCTGCAGCCGGGTAGCTCGATCATGCCGGGCAAGGTCAATCCGGTTCTGCCAGAGGCGGTTACGCAGGTGGCCGCCCAGGTGATCGGCAACGACGCCGCCGTCGCGGTCGGCGGCCTGTCCGGCGCGTTCGAACTCAACGTCTACATCCCGATGATGGCTCGCAACATCTTGGAGTCGTTCAAGCTGTTGAGCAACGTGTCAAAGTTGTTCGCCGAGCGCTGCATCGTCGGACTGAAGGCCAATGAAGACCACCTGCGCGAGTTGGCCGAGTCGTCGCCGTCGATCGTGACACCCTTGAACTCGGCCATCGGCTACGAGGAAGCCGCCGCCGTGGCCAAGCAAGCGCTCAAGGAGCGCAAGACGATCCGTCAGACCGTGATCGACCGCGGCCTGATTGGCGAGAAGTTGTCGATCGAGGAACTGGACCGCCGGCTAGACGTGCTGGCGATGGCCAAGGTCAAACCGGCGAAATAA
- a CDS encoding PhoH family protein translates to MTEIRTYVIDTSVLLSDPWACSRFAEHEVVVPLVVISELEAKRHHHELGWFARQSLRLFDDLRLEHGRLDQNIPVGTQGGTLHVELNHTDPSVLPAGFRTESNDSRILSCAANLAAEGKRVTLVSKDIPLRVKAAAVGLAADEYHAQDVVASGWSGMQEIETATEDIDALFADGEIDLVEARDLPCHTGIRLLGGNSHALGRVTAAKRVQLVRGDREVFGLRGRSAEQRVALDLLLDESVGIVSLGGKAGTGKSALALCAGLEAVLERRTQRKVVVFRPLYAVGGQELGYLPGSESEKMGPWAQAVFDTLEGLASPAVLEEVLSRGMLEVLPLTHIRGRSLHDSFVIVDEAQSLERNVLLTVLSRLGTGSRVVLTHDIAQRDNLRVGRHDGVAAVIEKLKGHPLFAHITLLRSERSPIAALVTEMLEEIAGPH, encoded by the coding sequence GTGACCGAAATCCGGACCTACGTGATCGACACTTCCGTGCTGCTGTCCGACCCGTGGGCATGTAGTCGGTTCGCCGAACACGAGGTGGTGGTCCCGCTGGTGGTGATCAGCGAACTGGAGGCTAAACGCCACCACCATGAGCTGGGATGGTTTGCTCGACAGTCGCTGCGATTGTTCGACGATCTGCGACTCGAGCATGGGCGGCTGGATCAGAACATTCCCGTTGGGACACAGGGCGGTACGCTGCACGTCGAGCTCAATCACACCGATCCGAGCGTGCTGCCGGCCGGTTTCCGGACCGAGAGCAACGACTCCCGGATCCTGAGCTGCGCGGCCAACCTCGCCGCCGAAGGCAAGCGGGTTACGTTGGTCAGCAAGGACATTCCGCTGCGCGTCAAGGCCGCCGCGGTGGGCCTGGCCGCCGACGAGTACCACGCGCAAGACGTGGTGGCCTCCGGCTGGTCGGGGATGCAGGAGATCGAGACGGCGACCGAGGACATCGACGCGCTCTTCGCCGACGGCGAGATCGATCTGGTCGAAGCGCGAGACCTCCCATGCCACACCGGAATTCGACTGCTGGGCGGCAACTCGCACGCGCTGGGCCGGGTGACGGCGGCCAAACGCGTCCAGCTGGTCCGCGGTGACCGTGAGGTATTCGGGCTGCGCGGCCGCTCCGCCGAGCAGCGCGTCGCGCTCGACCTGCTGCTCGACGAGTCGGTGGGCATCGTGTCGCTGGGCGGCAAGGCCGGAACCGGCAAGTCGGCGTTGGCCCTGTGTGCCGGTCTCGAGGCGGTGCTGGAACGGCGGACCCAGCGCAAAGTCGTGGTCTTTCGTCCGCTGTACGCGGTCGGCGGCCAGGAGCTGGGCTATCTGCCCGGCAGCGAGAGCGAGAAGATGGGCCCCTGGGCGCAGGCCGTGTTCGACACCCTGGAAGGTCTGGCCAGCCCCGCCGTGCTCGAGGAGGTGCTGTCGCGCGGCATGCTCGAGGTGCTGCCGCTGACCCACATTCGCGGGCGCTCGCTGCACGACTCGTTCGTGATCGTCGACGAGGCGCAGTCGCTGGAGCGCAACGTCTTGCTGACCGTGCTGTCCAGGCTGGGCACCGGATCGCGGGTGGTGCTCACCCACGACATCGCCCAGCGCGACAACCTGCGGGTGGGCCGCCATGACGGTGTCGCGGCCGTGATCGAGAAGCTCAAGGGTCACCCGCTGTTCGCGCACATCACGCTGCTGCGCAGCGAGCGCTCGCCGATCGCGGCGCTGGTCACCGAGATGCTCGAGGAGATCGCCGGGCCGCACTGA
- a CDS encoding acyl-ACP desaturase, translating to MAQKPVANALTLELEPVVEAEMDRHLSTDDIWFAHDYVPFDRGENFAFLGGRDWDPSSMTLPREFTDACEILLLLKDDLAAHHRELVEHFILEDWWGRWLGRWTAEEHLHAIALREYLVVTREVDPTANEEARVEYLMQGYRAETYTQVETLVYMALTERTHAVFTRNLAAQLEEPILAGLIDRIHRDEVRHELFFANLVAHCLTYTRDETIDAIARRAAELQVVGADIRAYEDKVRNVAAAGIFGPADLRQAIADRITAWGVADEPKLRQFVGG from the coding sequence ATGGCACAGAAACCTGTCGCTAATGCGCTGACCCTAGAACTCGAGCCGGTCGTCGAGGCCGAAATGGACCGCCACCTGTCCACCGACGACATTTGGTTCGCTCACGACTACGTCCCGTTCGACCGGGGCGAGAACTTCGCCTTCCTCGGCGGACGCGACTGGGACCCGTCCAGCATGACGCTGCCCCGGGAATTCACCGACGCCTGCGAGATCCTGCTGCTGCTCAAGGACGACCTGGCGGCGCATCACCGCGAGCTCGTCGAGCACTTCATTCTCGAGGACTGGTGGGGCCGCTGGCTGGGGCGCTGGACCGCCGAGGAGCACCTGCACGCCATCGCGCTGCGCGAATACCTGGTGGTCACCCGCGAGGTCGACCCCACCGCCAACGAAGAGGCCCGTGTCGAGTACCTGATGCAGGGCTACCGCGCCGAGACGTACACACAGGTGGAGACCCTGGTGTACATGGCGCTCACCGAGCGCACCCACGCGGTCTTCACCCGCAACCTGGCCGCCCAGCTCGAGGAGCCGATCTTGGCCGGGCTGATCGACCGGATCCACCGCGACGAGGTGCGCCACGAGCTGTTCTTCGCCAATCTCGTCGCGCACTGCCTGACGTACACCCGCGACGAGACGATCGACGCGATTGCCAGGCGCGCGGCCGAACTGCAGGTCGTCGGGGCCGACATCCGCGCGTACGAGGACAAGGTGCGCAACGTCGCCGCCGCCGGAATTTTCGGACCGGCCGATCTGCGCCAGGCGATCGCCGACCGCATCACCGCGTGGGGCGTCGCTGACGAGCCCAAACTCCGGCAGTTCGTCGGCGGCTGA
- a CDS encoding adenylate/guanylate cyclase domain-containing protein translates to MVEYAIDLALSYVIAVIDVAAILIPLRGHTSATTSVVFAEKDTVIVVLLVVAGIIGVAIAGVFSLIPTLRWYAAGQEPTTAQREVAMRLAGRQTAILLAAWGLAGTIFVLLNLDGGAALLLPMVLGVVLGGPAAAGTGMLLAQRTLRPIMGAATRGLEPRLAVPGVFARLVMLWFLVSALPIGVIATLVVLRTYGWLIQKSASLDVPILVVSLAALLLGLPTMILTSRSISDPIGEVVDAMAQVERGNIDTTVGAYERSQIGRLQTGFNRMVAGLAERDRLRDLFGRHVGADVAQRAIEEGASLSGDVVEAAVLFIDLVGSTQLAESRPPQEVADVLNDFFRIVVGAVDEHSGLINKFAGDAALAIFGAPLRTGEPSSAALATARTLGTQLRRLPVDFGIGVSAGRVFAGNIGAENRYEYTVIGDAVNEAARLADLAKTSDRRILCSAAAIDRADETERGHWAQCYSTVLRGRSEATHVSAPAGPA, encoded by the coding sequence TTGGTTGAGTATGCGATCGATCTCGCCCTGTCCTACGTCATCGCCGTCATCGATGTCGCCGCCATCCTGATTCCGCTGCGCGGGCACACGTCCGCCACCACCAGCGTCGTCTTTGCGGAGAAAGACACGGTCATCGTGGTGCTGCTGGTGGTGGCGGGGATCATCGGCGTCGCGATTGCCGGTGTCTTCAGCCTCATTCCCACGCTGCGCTGGTATGCCGCCGGCCAAGAACCCACTACGGCGCAACGGGAAGTCGCGATGAGGCTGGCTGGGCGCCAGACGGCGATCCTGCTGGCAGCCTGGGGCCTGGCCGGCACCATATTCGTGTTGCTCAATCTCGACGGCGGTGCCGCGCTGCTGCTGCCGATGGTGCTCGGGGTGGTGCTGGGTGGACCGGCCGCCGCGGGCACGGGAATGCTGCTCGCGCAACGCACCCTGCGCCCCATCATGGGCGCGGCGACCCGGGGGCTCGAGCCCCGGCTGGCGGTGCCCGGGGTGTTCGCGCGACTGGTCATGCTGTGGTTTCTGGTCAGCGCCCTCCCGATCGGTGTCATCGCAACCCTGGTGGTGCTGCGCACGTACGGTTGGCTGATCCAGAAGTCCGCGTCGCTGGACGTGCCGATCCTGGTGGTGTCGCTGGCCGCGCTGCTGCTCGGGCTGCCCACGATGATTCTGACGTCGCGATCGATTTCGGACCCGATCGGCGAAGTCGTCGACGCGATGGCTCAGGTCGAGCGCGGCAACATCGACACCACCGTCGGCGCGTACGAGCGATCCCAAATCGGGCGCCTACAAACGGGATTCAACCGAATGGTGGCCGGCCTCGCCGAGCGTGACCGGCTACGCGACCTGTTCGGGCGGCACGTCGGGGCCGACGTCGCCCAGCGCGCCATCGAAGAGGGGGCCTCGCTGTCGGGCGATGTGGTCGAGGCGGCGGTGCTGTTCATCGATCTGGTGGGTTCGACGCAGCTCGCGGAAAGCCGTCCGCCCCAAGAGGTTGCCGACGTGCTCAACGACTTTTTCCGCATCGTGGTCGGCGCCGTCGACGAACACAGCGGCCTGATCAACAAATTCGCGGGCGATGCCGCGTTGGCGATCTTCGGGGCACCGCTGCGCACCGGCGAGCCGTCGTCGGCGGCATTGGCTACGGCGCGCACGCTGGGTACCCAACTGCGCCGCCTCCCCGTCGATTTCGGTATCGGGGTGTCGGCGGGCCGGGTCTTCGCCGGCAATATCGGCGCCGAAAACCGGTATGAATATACGGTGATCGGAGATGCGGTCAACGAGGCCGCGCGTCTGGCGGATCTGGCCAAGACTTCGGATCGGCGCATCCTCTGCTCGGCGGCGGCCATCGACCGGGCCGACGAGACCGAACGGGGTCACTGGGCGCAGTGCTATTCCACCGTGCTGCGCGGCCGCTCCGAAGCCACCCATGTGTCGGCGCCCGCGGGCCCGGCCTGA
- the glpX gene encoding class II fructose-bisphosphatase, with protein MTASGGSDSSSTATSGSDPQVRTRREAPDRNLALELVRVTEAGAMAAGRWVGRGDKEGGDGAAVDAIRELVNSVSMRGVVVIGEGEKDEAPMLYNGEEVGNGDGPDCDFAVDPVDGTTLMSKGMPNAISVLAVADRGAMFDPSAVFYMNKIAVGPEAAHVLDITAPITDNIRAVAKVKDLSVRDMTVCILDRPRHSRLIEDVRSTGARIRLITDGDVAGAISACRPQSGTDMLAGIGGTPEGIIAAAAIRCMGGAIQAQLAPRDDAERRKALDAGYDLDQILTTEDLVSGENVFFCATGVTDGDLLKGVRYYPGGCTTQSIVMRSKSGTVRMIEAYHRLSKLNEYSAIDFTGDSTAAYPLP; from the coding sequence ATGACAGCATCGGGCGGATCCGATTCGTCTTCGACCGCGACTTCGGGCTCCGACCCGCAGGTACGGACACGCCGCGAGGCCCCAGACCGCAACCTGGCGCTGGAACTGGTCCGGGTCACCGAGGCCGGCGCGATGGCCGCCGGCCGCTGGGTCGGCCGTGGTGACAAGGAGGGCGGCGACGGTGCGGCCGTCGACGCGATCCGTGAACTGGTCAACTCGGTGTCCATGCGCGGGGTCGTCGTCATCGGAGAGGGCGAAAAAGACGAGGCGCCGATGCTCTACAACGGCGAGGAGGTCGGCAACGGCGACGGCCCGGACTGCGACTTCGCCGTGGACCCGGTGGACGGCACCACGCTGATGAGCAAGGGCATGCCCAACGCGATCTCAGTGCTGGCGGTGGCCGATCGCGGCGCGATGTTCGACCCGTCGGCGGTGTTCTACATGAACAAGATCGCCGTCGGGCCCGAAGCCGCCCACGTGCTGGACATCACCGCGCCGATCACCGACAACATCCGCGCGGTCGCCAAGGTCAAGGACCTCTCGGTGCGAGACATGACGGTGTGCATTCTGGATCGGCCGCGGCACAGCCGGCTCATCGAAGACGTCCGTTCCACCGGTGCCCGAATCCGGCTGATCACCGACGGCGATGTCGCCGGTGCGATCTCGGCCTGTCGGCCCCAGTCGGGCACCGACATGCTCGCCGGCATCGGTGGCACCCCGGAAGGGATCATCGCCGCCGCGGCGATCCGCTGCATGGGCGGGGCCATCCAGGCGCAACTGGCACCCCGCGACGACGCCGAACGCCGCAAGGCGCTCGACGCCGGCTACGACTTGGACCAGATCCTGACCACCGAGGATCTGGTGTCCGGCGAGAACGTCTTCTTCTGCGCCACCGGGGTCACCGACGGCGATCTGCTCAAGGGCGTCAGGTACTACCCCGGCGGCTGCACCACCCAATCGATCGTGATGCGGTCCAAATCGGGAACCGTCCGCATGATCGAGGCCTACCACCGGCTTTCGAAGCTCAACGAATACTCCGCGATCGACTTCACCGGCGACAGCACCGCTGCCTACCCCCTGCCGTAA
- a CDS encoding polysaccharide deacetylase family protein produces the protein MPKRPDSQAWRYWRTVFGVVAAGAVLVIGGLTGHVTRADNLSCSVVKCVALTFDDGPSPFDERLLQVLKDSGIPDAKATFFLIGNKVAANPAGARRIADAGMEIGSHTWEHPNMTTIPPEDVAAQFAKANDAINAATGRTPTLYRPAGGLSTPDVRQTAARYGLAEILWDVIPFDWANDSNTAATRYMLMTYIKPGSVVLFHDTYSSTVDLVYQFIPVLKANGYRLVTVSELLGARAPGSSYGSRENGPPANELHDIPPADIPTLPNTPSPKPMPNFPITDIPGQNSGGPTNGA, from the coding sequence GTGCCGAAACGACCCGACAGCCAAGCCTGGCGCTATTGGCGGACCGTGTTCGGTGTCGTGGCTGCCGGTGCCGTGCTGGTGATCGGTGGCCTGACCGGTCACGTGACGCGCGCCGACAATCTGAGCTGCTCGGTGGTCAAGTGTGTCGCGCTGACGTTCGACGACGGCCCGAGCCCGTTCGACGAGCGGCTGCTGCAAGTCCTGAAGGACAGTGGCATCCCAGACGCCAAGGCCACCTTCTTCCTGATCGGCAACAAGGTGGCCGCCAACCCGGCCGGCGCCCGGCGCATCGCCGACGCCGGCATGGAAATCGGTAGCCACACCTGGGAACACCCCAACATGACGACGATCCCGCCCGAAGACGTCGCCGCGCAGTTCGCCAAGGCCAACGACGCGATCAACGCCGCGACCGGGCGCACCCCGACGCTGTATCGTCCGGCCGGCGGGCTGTCCACGCCCGATGTGCGCCAGACCGCCGCCCGCTATGGACTGGCCGAAATCCTTTGGGATGTCATCCCTTTCGATTGGGCAAACGATTCGAACACCGCCGCGACGCGGTACATGCTGATGACCTACATCAAGCCCGGCTCGGTGGTGCTGTTCCACGACACCTACTCGAGCACCGTTGACCTGGTTTACCAGTTCATCCCGGTGCTCAAGGCCAACGGCTACCGGCTGGTGACGGTCAGCGAACTGCTTGGTGCGCGGGCCCCGGGCAGCAGCTACGGCAGCCGCGAAAACGGGCCGCCCGCCAACGAACTTCACGACATTCCGCCCGCCGACATCCCGACGCTGCCCAACACGCCGTCGCCCAAGCCGATGCCGAACTTCCCGATCACCGACATCCCCGGCCAGAACTCGGGTGGGCCAACTAACGGGGCGTGA